The Brassica napus cultivar Da-Ae chromosome C1, Da-Ae, whole genome shotgun sequence DNA segment GAAGAACAGTGTCTCCTGGACTACACTGATCGTTGGTTTAGCTGTTAACGGTTTCGGAAAAGAAGCCATTGAGCTTTTCAAGGATATGGAGTCGGAGGAAGGGTTGTTACCGTGTGAGATCACTTTCGTGGGGATCTTATACGCTTGTAGCCATTGCGGGATGGTGGATGAAGGTTTTGAGTATTTCAGGAGGATGAGAGATGAGTATAAGATTGAGCCTAGGATCGAACATTTTGGTTGTATGGTGGATCTGTTAGCTAGAGCTGGAGAAGTGAAGAAAGCGTATGAATACATTATGACAATGCCAATGCAGCCTAATGTTGTTATCTGGAGAACTTTGTTAGGAGCTTGTACTGTTCACGGTGATTCTGACTTAGCAGAGTTAGCTAGGATCAAGATCTTACAGCTAGAACCAAACCACAGCGGCGACTACGTCCTCTTGTCGAATATGTATGCGTCTGAGCAGCGTTGGTCAGACGTGCAGAAGATAAGGAGACAAATGTTAGAAGACGGTGTAAGAAAAGTTCCCGGTCACAGCTTAGTAGAAGTAGGAAACAGAGTTCATGAGTTTCTTATGGGTGATAAGTCTCATCCACAAAGCGAGTTGATATACGCCAAGCTTAAAGAGATGAGTGATAGACTGAGAGTAGAAGGTTACGTGCCGCAGATATCGAACGTGTATGTTGATGTTgaggaggaagagaaggagAATGCTCTTGTGTATCATAGTGAGAAGATTGCTATTGCTTTCATGCTTATAAGTACACCGGAGAGATCACCGATTCGTGTGGTGAAGAATCTTAGAGTTTGTGCAGATTGTCATCTGGCGATTAAGCTTGTGTCTAAGGTTTATGATCGAGAGATTGTTGTAAGAGATCGTAGCAGGTTTCACCATTTTAAAGATGGTTCTTGTTCTTGTCAAGATTACTGGTAatctagaaaataataattgttttcTACACAAATGTTGTTTAATGTAGGAATTAGATTTGTACAATCTCCCATCATTGATGTCCCAACTATAGCAATTGGCAGGCTTCAGCATTTTTGCGACTAAATTCAGTTTTTGATACATGAATTCGAAATAAGTTTACAAATTATACTCAAACCCTATTAGctgaactagattttgacccgccctttttatattttgttttacgtttttgttgaaatttactttttatatttgtgttttgaatcatatatatgtttttctttgtataatatttatcttaaatgattaataagaaattttaataattgtattaaaatagttagaCCACACCtatatcaataggtcatgtttatgttttaataatattgatgaGGCTTTTACGAAGCTAAAcctaatccgaacccgaatggttTTTGAACGGCCAAGCATAGCAATCGGTTCTTGTGATAGAACCTTTAGGTGGTAATTTGTAAATTTACGAAGTGCACGTGggtaaaatatagtaaaaacaaaataaaatgggTGAAATCCAGAAAGTAATAAACTTTAGGGGGTAAAACGAAAACCTATAACCGCGTTTTACACCTATTTATTTTGGCGGGACTAGAAAAttttgaagcaaaaaaaaaaaaaaaaaaagttggcgGCTTTCTGATGAAACGTTTTAACCCTCTAAAGCTCCTCGAAGGAGACGCAGAAAGAGAATCGCATTCACTGCTTAACTTATCAGATTGATTCGTTTCACTTAAAATCGAAAGCAGAAGATGGGAGACGTAAGTCACCTGGAGAAGATGGGAAGAGAACTCAAGTGCCCTATTTGGTAAATCTCTTTCTACTCTCTATATTACTCAACGTGTGCGTTTGCCTTGCTGGGTTTGGATTCGAAATCGAGTCTTTATGTTGCCTGAGTATTATTGGGTCTCGGTTTCTTATTATTAGCTCGTAATGGTTTCAACTTTGTTTCGTTGCAGCTTGAGTCTATTTGACTCTGCAGCTTCACTTTCGTGCAACCATGTGTTCTGCAAGTAAgatcctctctctcttttttgtttttcgtTTTAATCTAGTCAGTATTTTAATCACATGTCTTGGATCTCTTAATTTCAGTGGAT contains these protein-coding regions:
- the LOC106388255 gene encoding pentatricopeptide repeat-containing protein At4g21065 — its product is MLDKCITLLQSYGLSSLKKLKQVHAFSIRHGVSITNPEMGKHLIFYLVSLPPPPPMSYAHKIFSEIEKPFNVFIWNTLIRGYAETCDSVSALSLFREMRASGLVEPDTHTYPFLLKAVAKMADVRLGETIHSVVIRSGFGSLIFAQNSLLHLYGNCGDVDSAYKVFDEMPVKDLVAWNSVINGFAENGKPNEALGLYSEMGSKGIKPDGFTIVGLLSACAKIGALALGKRVHVYMVKVGLTGNLHSCNVLLDLYARCGRVEEAKTLFSEMVEKNSVSWTTLIVGLAVNGFGKEAIELFKDMESEEGLLPCEITFVGILYACSHCGMVDEGFEYFRRMRDEYKIEPRIEHFGCMVDLLARAGEVKKAYEYIMTMPMQPNVVIWRTLLGACTVHGDSDLAELARIKILQLEPNHSGDYVLLSNMYASEQRWSDVQKIRRQMLEDGVRKVPGHSLVEVGNRVHEFLMGDKSHPQSELIYAKLKEMSDRLRVEGYVPQISNVYVDVEEEEKENALVYHSEKIAIAFMLISTPERSPIRVVKNLRVCADCHLAIKLVSKVYDREIVVRDRSRFHHFKDGSCSCQDYW